From a region of the Fimbriiglobus ruber genome:
- a CDS encoding helix-turn-helix domain-containing protein, whose translation MSHTRPLRPLTTDERTELTALSHAQSAPAIEVTRAILLLLVSNGHSYQCAARETGRKSGDAVAHLVARFNTDGLAAVTPRHGGGRASIDDTDARTRILREANRTPTPQHDGTATCSLTLLRKALRAAPDGLPRVSCRRTRSGGFGRTHGLPTSEPAPGVQRVRPSANAKLGW comes from the coding sequence ATGTCGCACACCCGCCCACTTCGCCCGCTGACTACCGACGAACGAACGGAACTCACGGCCCTCAGCCACGCTCAATCGGCCCCTGCGATCGAAGTGACCCGTGCGATTCTCCTTCTGCTCGTGAGCAATGGGCACTCGTACCAGTGTGCGGCCCGCGAGACCGGCCGCAAGAGCGGGGATGCGGTCGCCCATCTGGTGGCCCGGTTCAACACGGACGGCTTGGCGGCCGTCACGCCCCGACACGGCGGCGGGCGGGCATCGATCGACGACACGGACGCCCGCACGCGCATCCTGCGGGAAGCCAACCGGACCCCGACTCCTCAGCACGACGGCACCGCGACCTGTTCGTTGACCCTGTTGCGCAAGGCACTACGAGCGGCCCCCGATGGGCTCCCGCGGGTGTCGTGTCGACGTACACGATCTGGCGGGTTCGGCAGGACGCACGGTTTACCTACCAGCGAACCCGCACCTGGTGTCCAACGGGTCAGGCCATCCGCAAACGCAAAGCTGGGGTGGTGA
- a CDS encoding transposase, whose product MLHPWLERERTAILAALPPLLPTADPSRAAWERWLRGLQQPITLPVVLPPRRVLLVLDNLAGHKSVALVMWLFAHGIMPLYTPVSGSWLNMAESIQRVLKTHIPHPWNRVGGDRITRSWHPRSFRQRVREAEDERADAV is encoded by the coding sequence GTGTTGCACCCGTGGCTGGAGAGGGAACGGACGGCCATTCTGGCCGCCTTGCCTCCACTGCTGCCGACGGCGGATCCGTCACGGGCCGCATGGGAACGATGGCTACGAGGACTCCAGCAACCGATCACGTTGCCGGTCGTCTTGCCGCCGCGGAGGGTGTTGTTGGTGCTGGACAATTTGGCCGGCCACAAAAGCGTGGCGTTGGTGATGTGGTTATTCGCTCATGGAATTATGCCCTTGTACACCCCAGTCAGCGGATCGTGGCTGAACATGGCCGAGAGCATCCAGAGGGTATTAAAAACTCACATTCCGCACCCCTGGAATCGGGTTGGCGGTGACAGAATAACGCGGTCATGGCATCCTCGGTCCTTCCGGCAACGCGTCAGGGAGGCTGAGGATGAACGCGCCGACGCGGTTTGA